TATTGACCTATGTCATCTGCGCCATCAGATTCATCATCTCCTCTGCAAGAGCCAGCCAAACAATCATCCCCGTTCGCCAAGCAGTTTCGTGAATTTATACTTACGCATGGTTTGCTAACAGGCGTCTTATTACTAGCCCTTTTTTCTAGCACCATAGCTCTTAATAAATACGGCGAAATTGTAGGCTATCGATGGTTGAAGGATTTGAAGCATGTTAATCCCGCAGCCTCGCCTAAATTGAAAGTCAAGGAGTCACAGTTTATAGAAGCGAAGACTTTAAAAGGGACAGATGCTGAAAAACAACGGATTCGAGAACAGCTACAAGAGCTAAGAGTGAGAGCTACAACTCATGTCAGTATAATGATGTACTTTTATTCGCGGTTTTTTACATCAATTTCCATAGCCTCTTGTTCAAGTGTAATCGCCGGAGTCTCTTTGTTCTTCATCAGTAAAGGTGGATGGGATAGCGCTAATAGATATGTAGTCAATATATTTATTGTGGCGTCCGGTAGTGCAGTTTATTTTGGAACCATGCCTGTAATGTACAGACAGGAGCAAAATGTTGCTGATAATAAATCGCTCTACCTGCAATATGTTGCTTTAGAAAATGAAGCCCTCAGCTACTTGGCAACTGGTGAAAATATCAATAACAAGCAGCTGGAATTAAAACGTTTTATTCACTATCTTGATGGTCAACTTGCCAAAACAAACCAATTAGCTGTTGGATTTGATGCTACCCAAATTCCTAAATATCAAGAAGTTTACAATAATTCCCAAAATTAGTTTTATACTTGGAAATTTTAACTCTCTATCTTGATGTGTAATTTCCCATCTTGGAAAATAACTCTTGTTGACAAAATTGAGATTTTAATAGTAATTGGTATCGAACCGCAGAATGCATAAATGGGATGCTCTCAAGACGAACGAACAAAAACGCATTGCCCGCAAAACGTTAAACGTTTTGCGGGCAATTAGCAATTATTTATTGATATTTATATAAAAATAATTAATTGATAAGTGGTAATCTTCCCTTAATAAGTTAAATTGTTCGATCAGCGCGTTCCTGAACCTATGCTAACTTTAGGGCCGCCCCCATCGGTTGGCTGAAACTCAATAGTTTCTAGCGAAATGTTCTTTTCCTCTGGGGTTAAGCCAACTTGAATATTTACCACCTGCACGCCAATAGCTAGAGTGAGTAAACTTGTAATTTTTAAAATATTTTTCATAAATTAATCCAGGGTTCGGGTGACGATGATTTAAATGGCTAGTGCGAGCGATTTATTGTTGAGAACATAGCTGGAAAAGGCATCTGCTTTAACTAAACTCGATTCATCTAATATGAAGGATCTATAAAGTGGACTCAGTGATAAATACTTTGGTGCCTAGTGACAATATGGTTTTTTGGCAGTGATGTAGTTTAAGAAGAAAATGTGACCAGATCCAACCGCTGCGCGATCGCGATCACAAAAAAATAACTGCTAAAAATCTCAACCTGTTTGTGGGCTTAGACTTCGGCATAGTAAGCGAAGGTGCGATCGCCTCAAACAGGCTGGCTGCTTTAGCGATCGCGTCTCACGAGAAAATGCGACCAGCTCTGGTCAAAGTGCGATCGCGATCGCAAATACACCACCAAAAATCCCAAAATGCGCCAAAGGGAGCGATCGCATAACTGCGCCATGCCCCTCGCCGCTAGCCATCAACTTAGAAACCAACCTTCTTGGATAAGATCAAGTGGGCTGCAACACTTTATGATCTGTGAATGATTAATCAACGCCCCCGCCCGGAAATTCCTCCCTATACATGGAGTCGTCCCATCGGTTTAGGATGGGAAAACCCCTACACCGTCCGATATGCCAGCAATCTAGATGATGGCCCCTGGCACGGGATGCCTCTGGGCGGCTTTGGCGCTGGTTGCATAGGGCGATCGCCGCGTGGCGATTTCAACCTGTGGCATATTGATGGCGGCGAACATATATTTCGCAGCCTCCCCGCCTGTCAGTTCAGCGTCTTTGAACGCACGCAGACAGAAGCGCAAGCTTATGCCCTTTGCACGGAACCGCCCTCGGATGGCAGCTTATCCCGATGGTTTTGGTATCCGCAGGGGGGCGGTACTTATCACGCTTTATATCCCCGCAGTTGGTTTGTCTATGAAGGGGTGTTTAAAACTCAGCTAACTTGCGAACAATATTCCCCTATCTGGGCGGGAAGTTACCAAGAAAGCTCTTACCCTGTAGCAATGTTTCACTGGACGGCTCACAACCCCACAGACGAGCCTATAACTATTAGCATTATGCTCACCTGGCAGAATACGGTGGGCTGGTTCAATAATGCAATTCAATCTCCTCAAGTGCAGGTGCGGGACGATGGTAGCCCGGTATACGAATATCAACCCAGATGGGGAGATAGCACGGGCAATTTCAATCAGTGGATTCAGGACTTCCACCGCGTAGGCTGTCTGTTCGACCGCGTGAGACTTCAGGATGAGGTCAGCGAGGGGGAAGGGCAATGGGCGATCGCCAGCGTAACTAACCCCAGCCTAGAAGTCTTCCATAACAGCCGCTGGAACCCCGTTGGCGATGGTGGAGATATTTGGGATATCTTTGCTGCTGATGGTTCTTTGCCAGATTCCGAAGATGAAACACCCGCCGATCCGGGGCAACAAATAGCAGGCGCGATCGCTATCCGTTTTACTGTTAGACCGGGCAGAACCAGGCAAATACCCTTCGTCATTGCCTGGGATTTTCCCGTTATGGAGTTCGCCTCCGGCGTCAACTATTACCGCCGCTACACTGACTTTTTTGGTCGCGGTGGCAAAAATGTCTGGCCCATAGTCCGCACGGCTCTTAAACACGATGATATGTGGAAAGAGCGGATTCAAAGCTGGCAGCAGCCAATCCTGGAACGCGAAGACCTACCAGGCTGGTTCAAGATGGCGCTGTTTAACGAGCTTTATGACCTCAGCAGCGGCGGTAGCCTCTGGACTGCGGCAGACGAACGCGATCCTATTGGCCAATTTGCCATTTTAGAGTGTTTAGATTATCGCTGGTACGAGAGCCTAGACGTGCGACTCTACGGCTCGTTTGCCCTAGCAATGCTTTGGCCAAGACTGGATAAAGCCGTTTTAGAGGCTTTTGCACGCGCAATTGCTACCAGCGACAACACACCTAGAATTATTGGCTACAATAAAGCCCCTGCAATCCGCAAACTTGCTGGCGCGACGCCCCATGATTTGGGCGCACCAAACGAGCATCCTTGGGAGAAAACTAATTACACCAGTTACCAAGATTGCAACTTGTGGAAGGATTTAGCTAGTGATTTTGTATTGCAGGTTTATCGAGATTTTGTCTTTACTGGCTCAACAGATGTTGAGTTTTTAGGCGAGTGTTGGCCAGCTATAGTGCAAGCGCTGGATTATCTGAAGACGTTCGATCTCGATGGGGATGGAATTCCGGAAAATTCCGGTGCGCCGGATCAAACGTTTGATGACTGGCAGATGCGCGGTGTTAGCGCTTATTGCGGTGGGTTGTGGTTAGCGGCTTTGGAGGCTGCGATCGCCATCGGTCAAATCTTAATTGATAGTTCAGATAATGTAGAATTGCCGTCTTTAGATTTTGCACTAGAGTCTGCTGATACCAACGACACCTCTACAATCCCCAATCCAAAATCTACTATCCAAAATGTAATTGCAACTTACGAAAGTTGGCTCGAACAATCCCGGCCAGTCTATCAAGAAAAACTGTGGAACGGTCAATACTACCGCCTCGATAGTGAAAGCGGTTCAGACGTAGTTCTGGCAGACCAACTCTGCGGACATTTCTACGCAAGTTTGCTGCAACTACCCGCTATTGTCCCGGATGAATGCGCTCGTTCTGCCATCAAAACAGTGTATGAAGCCTGCTTCTTGAACTTCCACAACGGCCAGTTTGGTGCAGCCAACGGCGTCCGACCCGATGGATCTCCAGAAAAGCCTAACGCTACCCATCCGCTAGAAGTTTGGACGGGGATTAATTTTGGAATTGCTGCCTTGATGGTACAGATGGGCATGAAAGATGAAGCGTTCCAACTGACGGAAGCAGTTGTGCGGCAAGTTTACGAAAATGGGCTGCAATTCCGCACGCCAGAAGCTATTACAGCCGTCGGGACTTTCCGCGCCAGCCACTACCTGCGGGCAATGGCGATTTGGGCAATGTACTTAGTTAACCCAGCCAAAAGTTAAAAGACAAAAGCAAGAAAAGCTATCAGCTTCAAGACTATTGGCTAGTGCTGATAGGCAAATTTAATCTGAAAAATCTTAGGAGAGACTTATAAACGATTAACCAAATCTGTAACAACCAATACCCAAAACGGGTATTTAAAATATTTAGCTAAAAATATAAATTTATCTCAATTTCGGTACAGGTATTAGGCTCAGTTCCTACCTTACCGGAAAGTTATCGAGTGAGGAAAAGATGACACTAAGCTTTA
This genomic interval from Microcoleus sp. FACHB-831 contains the following:
- a CDS encoding GH116 family glycosyl hydrolase, with protein sequence MINQRPRPEIPPYTWSRPIGLGWENPYTVRYASNLDDGPWHGMPLGGFGAGCIGRSPRGDFNLWHIDGGEHIFRSLPACQFSVFERTQTEAQAYALCTEPPSDGSLSRWFWYPQGGGTYHALYPRSWFVYEGVFKTQLTCEQYSPIWAGSYQESSYPVAMFHWTAHNPTDEPITISIMLTWQNTVGWFNNAIQSPQVQVRDDGSPVYEYQPRWGDSTGNFNQWIQDFHRVGCLFDRVRLQDEVSEGEGQWAIASVTNPSLEVFHNSRWNPVGDGGDIWDIFAADGSLPDSEDETPADPGQQIAGAIAIRFTVRPGRTRQIPFVIAWDFPVMEFASGVNYYRRYTDFFGRGGKNVWPIVRTALKHDDMWKERIQSWQQPILEREDLPGWFKMALFNELYDLSSGGSLWTAADERDPIGQFAILECLDYRWYESLDVRLYGSFALAMLWPRLDKAVLEAFARAIATSDNTPRIIGYNKAPAIRKLAGATPHDLGAPNEHPWEKTNYTSYQDCNLWKDLASDFVLQVYRDFVFTGSTDVEFLGECWPAIVQALDYLKTFDLDGDGIPENSGAPDQTFDDWQMRGVSAYCGGLWLAALEAAIAIGQILIDSSDNVELPSLDFALESADTNDTSTIPNPKSTIQNVIATYESWLEQSRPVYQEKLWNGQYYRLDSESGSDVVLADQLCGHFYASLLQLPAIVPDECARSAIKTVYEACFLNFHNGQFGAANGVRPDGSPEKPNATHPLEVWTGINFGIAALMVQMGMKDEAFQLTEAVVRQVYENGLQFRTPEAITAVGTFRASHYLRAMAIWAMYLVNPAKS